One region of Ananas comosus cultivar F153 linkage group 9, ASM154086v1, whole genome shotgun sequence genomic DNA includes:
- the LOC109715806 gene encoding uncharacterized protein LOC109715806 isoform X10: protein MRAASNVAIIGGGISGAVCASILAGKGVSVTVFESGRGPGGRMSQRREATGDGSELRFDHGAPYFTADHGEVAGIVRSWEARGLVAEWKAKFGCFDRNTGEFSDFEKEGTAKKYVGVPGMNSICKALCSEAGVEAKFGVTVGKVDWLHERSLWSLASLDGQDLGHFDAVVASDKNISSRRFTGLTEKPPPLDITLFPALSVMSQDIPVHSCFALMLAFAEPLTSIPVKGFSFKNSELLSWAFCDSSKPGRTCMPPVRETWVLHSTAEYASKVIAQNGLRKPSNDALARVAEELFQEFKTAGLNIPRPVFMKAHRWGSAFPGAVIGGEDKCLWDKNSKLAICGDFCASPNVEGAVLSGTRAASKLLGSLSLLSALLWYIN from the exons ATGAGAGCTGCTTCGAATGTAGCCATTATAGGCGGTGGAA TTTCAGGGGCGGTGTGCGCGTCGATCCTCGCCGGAAAAGGGGTCTCCGTCACCGTCTTCGAGTCCGGGAGAGGCCCCGGGGGAAGGATGTCGCAGAGGAG AGAAGCTACGGGGGATGGGAGCGAGCTCCGATTCGACCATGGCGCTCCGTATTTTACTGCGGATCACGGTGAGGTAGCGGGGATCGTACGATCGTGGGAGGCGCGAGGGCTTGTGGCGGAGTGGAAGGCGAAGTTTGGGTGTTTTGATCGCAACACCGGCGAATTCTCCGATTTTGAAAAG GAAGGGACAGCAAAGAAGTATGTTGGAGTCCCTGGCATGAATTCAATATGTAAAGCTCTATGCTCAGAAGCTG GAGTGGAAGCCAAATTTGGGGTCACTGTTGGCAAAGTGGATTGGCTTCACGAGAGGAGTTTATGGTCATTGGCTAGCTTGGATGGGCAAGATCTAGGCCATTTTGATGCTGTTGTGGCCTCGGACAAGAATATATCATCACGGAGATTTACTGGTTTAACTGAAAAACCACCACCTCTTG ATATAACATTATTTCCAGCATTGTCAGTGATGTCACAAGATATCCCTGTCCACTCATGCTTTGCTCTTATGCTAGCATTTGCGGAACCACTAACTTCG ATCCCTGTTAAAGGCTTTTCGTTCAAAAACTCTGAGCTTTTAAGCTGGGCCTTTTGTGATAGTAGTAAGCCGGGACGTACCTGTATGCCCCCAGTAAG AGAAACTTGGGTATTACACTCGACAGCTGAGTACGCCTCTAAGGTAATAGCTCAAAATGGGCTTCGGAAACCTTCAAATGATGCACTTGCCAGGGTTGCGGAAGAGTTATTTCAAGAATTTAAAACTGCTGGTTTGAATATCCCTCGGCCAGTATTTATGAAAGCTCATAGATG GGGCAGTGCTTTCCCTGGTGCCGTGATCGGCGGGGAGGACAAGTGTCTCTGGGACAAGAACAGTAAATTGGCTATTTGTGGAGATTTTTGCGCAAGCCCAAATGTTGAAGGGGCGGTTCTCAGCGGCACACGAGCAGCTTCCAAACTTCTAGGAAGTTTGAGTCTCTTATCAG cGCTACTATGGTATATTAATTAG
- the LOC109715806 gene encoding uncharacterized protein LOC109715806 isoform X8 translates to MRAASNVAIIGGGISGAVCASILAGKGVSVTVFESGRGPGGRMSQRREATGDGSELRFDHGAPYFTADHGEVAGIVRSWEARGLVAEWKAKFGCFDRNTGEFSDFEKEGTAKKYVGVPGMNSICKALCSEAGVEAKFGVTVGKVDWLHERSLWSLASLDGQDLGHFDAVVASDKNISSRRFTGLTEKPPPLDITLFPALSVMSQDIPVHSCFALMLAFAEPLTSIPVKGFSFKNSELLSWAFCDSSKPGRTCMPPVRETWVLHSTAEYASKVIAQNGLRKPSNDALARVAEELFQEFKTAGLNIPRPVFMKAHRWGSAFPGAVIGGEDKCLWDKNSKLAICGDFCASPNVEGAVLSGTRAASKLLGSLSLLSVSSDARHAFIASATSFCHYFL, encoded by the exons ATGAGAGCTGCTTCGAATGTAGCCATTATAGGCGGTGGAA TTTCAGGGGCGGTGTGCGCGTCGATCCTCGCCGGAAAAGGGGTCTCCGTCACCGTCTTCGAGTCCGGGAGAGGCCCCGGGGGAAGGATGTCGCAGAGGAG AGAAGCTACGGGGGATGGGAGCGAGCTCCGATTCGACCATGGCGCTCCGTATTTTACTGCGGATCACGGTGAGGTAGCGGGGATCGTACGATCGTGGGAGGCGCGAGGGCTTGTGGCGGAGTGGAAGGCGAAGTTTGGGTGTTTTGATCGCAACACCGGCGAATTCTCCGATTTTGAAAAG GAAGGGACAGCAAAGAAGTATGTTGGAGTCCCTGGCATGAATTCAATATGTAAAGCTCTATGCTCAGAAGCTG GAGTGGAAGCCAAATTTGGGGTCACTGTTGGCAAAGTGGATTGGCTTCACGAGAGGAGTTTATGGTCATTGGCTAGCTTGGATGGGCAAGATCTAGGCCATTTTGATGCTGTTGTGGCCTCGGACAAGAATATATCATCACGGAGATTTACTGGTTTAACTGAAAAACCACCACCTCTTG ATATAACATTATTTCCAGCATTGTCAGTGATGTCACAAGATATCCCTGTCCACTCATGCTTTGCTCTTATGCTAGCATTTGCGGAACCACTAACTTCG ATCCCTGTTAAAGGCTTTTCGTTCAAAAACTCTGAGCTTTTAAGCTGGGCCTTTTGTGATAGTAGTAAGCCGGGACGTACCTGTATGCCCCCAGTAAG AGAAACTTGGGTATTACACTCGACAGCTGAGTACGCCTCTAAGGTAATAGCTCAAAATGGGCTTCGGAAACCTTCAAATGATGCACTTGCCAGGGTTGCGGAAGAGTTATTTCAAGAATTTAAAACTGCTGGTTTGAATATCCCTCGGCCAGTATTTATGAAAGCTCATAGATG GGGCAGTGCTTTCCCTGGTGCCGTGATCGGCGGGGAGGACAAGTGTCTCTGGGACAAGAACAGTAAATTGGCTATTTGTGGAGATTTTTGCGCAAGCCCAAATGTTGAAGGGGCGGTTCTCAGCGGCACACGAGCAGCTTCCAAACTTCTAGGAAGTTTGAGTCTCTTATCAG TTTCAAGCGATGCAAGGCATGCTTTTATTGCTTCTGCCACCTCCTTTTGTCACTATTTTCTATAG
- the LOC109715806 gene encoding uncharacterized protein LOC109715806 isoform X7 produces the protein MRAASNVAIIGGGISGAVCASILAGKGVSVTVFESGRGPGGRMSQRREATGDGSELRFDHGAPYFTADHGEVAGIVRSWEARGLVAEWKAKFGCFDRNTGEFSDFEKEGTAKKYVGVPGMNSICKALCSEAGVEAKFGVTVGKVDWLHERSLWSLASLDGQDLGHFDAVVASDKNISSRRFTGLTEKPPPLDITLFPALSVMSQDIPVHSCFALMLAFAEPLTSIPVKGFSFKNSELLSWAFCDSSKPGRTCMPPVRETWVLHSTAEYASKVIAQNGLRKPSNDALARVAEELFQEFKTAGLNIPRPVFMKAHRWGSAFPGAVIGGEDKCLWDKNSKLAICGDFCASPNVEGAVLSGTRAASKLLGSLSLLSEKWRGMALINSQMLDRRIARVT, from the exons ATGAGAGCTGCTTCGAATGTAGCCATTATAGGCGGTGGAA TTTCAGGGGCGGTGTGCGCGTCGATCCTCGCCGGAAAAGGGGTCTCCGTCACCGTCTTCGAGTCCGGGAGAGGCCCCGGGGGAAGGATGTCGCAGAGGAG AGAAGCTACGGGGGATGGGAGCGAGCTCCGATTCGACCATGGCGCTCCGTATTTTACTGCGGATCACGGTGAGGTAGCGGGGATCGTACGATCGTGGGAGGCGCGAGGGCTTGTGGCGGAGTGGAAGGCGAAGTTTGGGTGTTTTGATCGCAACACCGGCGAATTCTCCGATTTTGAAAAG GAAGGGACAGCAAAGAAGTATGTTGGAGTCCCTGGCATGAATTCAATATGTAAAGCTCTATGCTCAGAAGCTG GAGTGGAAGCCAAATTTGGGGTCACTGTTGGCAAAGTGGATTGGCTTCACGAGAGGAGTTTATGGTCATTGGCTAGCTTGGATGGGCAAGATCTAGGCCATTTTGATGCTGTTGTGGCCTCGGACAAGAATATATCATCACGGAGATTTACTGGTTTAACTGAAAAACCACCACCTCTTG ATATAACATTATTTCCAGCATTGTCAGTGATGTCACAAGATATCCCTGTCCACTCATGCTTTGCTCTTATGCTAGCATTTGCGGAACCACTAACTTCG ATCCCTGTTAAAGGCTTTTCGTTCAAAAACTCTGAGCTTTTAAGCTGGGCCTTTTGTGATAGTAGTAAGCCGGGACGTACCTGTATGCCCCCAGTAAG AGAAACTTGGGTATTACACTCGACAGCTGAGTACGCCTCTAAGGTAATAGCTCAAAATGGGCTTCGGAAACCTTCAAATGATGCACTTGCCAGGGTTGCGGAAGAGTTATTTCAAGAATTTAAAACTGCTGGTTTGAATATCCCTCGGCCAGTATTTATGAAAGCTCATAGATG GGGCAGTGCTTTCCCTGGTGCCGTGATCGGCGGGGAGGACAAGTGTCTCTGGGACAAGAACAGTAAATTGGCTATTTGTGGAGATTTTTGCGCAAGCCCAAATGTTGAAGGGGCGGTTCTCAGCGGCACACGAGCAGCTTCCAAACTTCTAGGAAGTTTGAGTCTCTTATCAG aaaaatggcGCGGGATGGCCCTCATCAACAGCCAAATGTTGGACCGGAGAATTGCTCGTGTGACTTGA
- the LOC109715806 gene encoding uncharacterized protein LOC109715806 isoform X11, whose protein sequence is MRAASNVAIIGGGISGAVCASILAGKGVSVTVFESGRGPGGRMSQRREATGDGSELRFDHGAPYFTADHGEVAGIVRSWEARGLVAEWKAKFGCFDRNTGEFSDFEKEGTAKKYVGVPGMNSICKALCSEAGVEAKFGVTVGKVDWLHERSLWSLASLDGQDLGHFDAVVASDKNISSRRFTGLTEKPPPLDITLFPALSVMSQDIPVHSCFALMLAFAEPLTSIPVKGFSFKNSELLSWAFCDSSKPGRTCMPPVRETWVLHSTAEYASKVIAQNGLRKPSNDALARVAEELFQEFKTAGLNIPRPVFMKAHRWGSAFPGAVIGGEDKCLWDKNSKLAICGDFCASPNVEGAVLSGTRAASKLLGSLSLLSE, encoded by the exons ATGAGAGCTGCTTCGAATGTAGCCATTATAGGCGGTGGAA TTTCAGGGGCGGTGTGCGCGTCGATCCTCGCCGGAAAAGGGGTCTCCGTCACCGTCTTCGAGTCCGGGAGAGGCCCCGGGGGAAGGATGTCGCAGAGGAG AGAAGCTACGGGGGATGGGAGCGAGCTCCGATTCGACCATGGCGCTCCGTATTTTACTGCGGATCACGGTGAGGTAGCGGGGATCGTACGATCGTGGGAGGCGCGAGGGCTTGTGGCGGAGTGGAAGGCGAAGTTTGGGTGTTTTGATCGCAACACCGGCGAATTCTCCGATTTTGAAAAG GAAGGGACAGCAAAGAAGTATGTTGGAGTCCCTGGCATGAATTCAATATGTAAAGCTCTATGCTCAGAAGCTG GAGTGGAAGCCAAATTTGGGGTCACTGTTGGCAAAGTGGATTGGCTTCACGAGAGGAGTTTATGGTCATTGGCTAGCTTGGATGGGCAAGATCTAGGCCATTTTGATGCTGTTGTGGCCTCGGACAAGAATATATCATCACGGAGATTTACTGGTTTAACTGAAAAACCACCACCTCTTG ATATAACATTATTTCCAGCATTGTCAGTGATGTCACAAGATATCCCTGTCCACTCATGCTTTGCTCTTATGCTAGCATTTGCGGAACCACTAACTTCG ATCCCTGTTAAAGGCTTTTCGTTCAAAAACTCTGAGCTTTTAAGCTGGGCCTTTTGTGATAGTAGTAAGCCGGGACGTACCTGTATGCCCCCAGTAAG AGAAACTTGGGTATTACACTCGACAGCTGAGTACGCCTCTAAGGTAATAGCTCAAAATGGGCTTCGGAAACCTTCAAATGATGCACTTGCCAGGGTTGCGGAAGAGTTATTTCAAGAATTTAAAACTGCTGGTTTGAATATCCCTCGGCCAGTATTTATGAAAGCTCATAGATG GGGCAGTGCTTTCCCTGGTGCCGTGATCGGCGGGGAGGACAAGTGTCTCTGGGACAAGAACAGTAAATTGGCTATTTGTGGAGATTTTTGCGCAAGCCCAAATGTTGAAGGGGCGGTTCTCAGCGGCACACGAGCAGCTTCCAAACTTCTAGGAAGTTTGAGTCTCTTATCAG
- the LOC109715806 gene encoding uncharacterized protein LOC109715806 isoform X4: MRAASNVAIIGGGISGAVCASILAGKGVSVTVFESGRGPGGRMSQRREATGDGSELRFDHGAPYFTADHGEVAGIVRSWEARGLVAEWKAKFGCFDRNTGEFSDFEKEGTAKKYVGVPGMNSICKALCSEAGVEAKFGVTVGKVDWLHERSLWSLASLDGQDLGHFDAVVASDKNISSRRFTGLTEKPPPLDITLFPALSVMSQDIPVHSCFALMLAFAEPLTSIPVKGFSFKNSELLSWAFCDSSKPGRTCMPPVRETWVLHSTAEYASKVIAQNGLRKPSNDALARVAEELFQEFKTAGLNIPRPVFMKAHRWGSAFPGAVIGGEDKCLWDKNSKLAICGDFCASPNVEGAVLSGTRAASKLLGSLSLLSGNIEWRCQVHHYNIYDTDPERPKALPKISTFRN, translated from the exons ATGAGAGCTGCTTCGAATGTAGCCATTATAGGCGGTGGAA TTTCAGGGGCGGTGTGCGCGTCGATCCTCGCCGGAAAAGGGGTCTCCGTCACCGTCTTCGAGTCCGGGAGAGGCCCCGGGGGAAGGATGTCGCAGAGGAG AGAAGCTACGGGGGATGGGAGCGAGCTCCGATTCGACCATGGCGCTCCGTATTTTACTGCGGATCACGGTGAGGTAGCGGGGATCGTACGATCGTGGGAGGCGCGAGGGCTTGTGGCGGAGTGGAAGGCGAAGTTTGGGTGTTTTGATCGCAACACCGGCGAATTCTCCGATTTTGAAAAG GAAGGGACAGCAAAGAAGTATGTTGGAGTCCCTGGCATGAATTCAATATGTAAAGCTCTATGCTCAGAAGCTG GAGTGGAAGCCAAATTTGGGGTCACTGTTGGCAAAGTGGATTGGCTTCACGAGAGGAGTTTATGGTCATTGGCTAGCTTGGATGGGCAAGATCTAGGCCATTTTGATGCTGTTGTGGCCTCGGACAAGAATATATCATCACGGAGATTTACTGGTTTAACTGAAAAACCACCACCTCTTG ATATAACATTATTTCCAGCATTGTCAGTGATGTCACAAGATATCCCTGTCCACTCATGCTTTGCTCTTATGCTAGCATTTGCGGAACCACTAACTTCG ATCCCTGTTAAAGGCTTTTCGTTCAAAAACTCTGAGCTTTTAAGCTGGGCCTTTTGTGATAGTAGTAAGCCGGGACGTACCTGTATGCCCCCAGTAAG AGAAACTTGGGTATTACACTCGACAGCTGAGTACGCCTCTAAGGTAATAGCTCAAAATGGGCTTCGGAAACCTTCAAATGATGCACTTGCCAGGGTTGCGGAAGAGTTATTTCAAGAATTTAAAACTGCTGGTTTGAATATCCCTCGGCCAGTATTTATGAAAGCTCATAGATG GGGCAGTGCTTTCCCTGGTGCCGTGATCGGCGGGGAGGACAAGTGTCTCTGGGACAAGAACAGTAAATTGGCTATTTGTGGAGATTTTTGCGCAAGCCCAAATGTTGAAGGGGCGGTTCTCAGCGGCACACGAGCAGCTTCCAAACTTCTAGGAAGTTTGAGTCTCTTATCAG
- the LOC109715806 gene encoding uncharacterized protein LOC109715806 isoform X5: MRAASNVAIIGGGISGAVCASILAGKGVSVTVFESGRGPGGRMSQRREATGDGSELRFDHGAPYFTADHGEVAGIVRSWEARGLVAEWKAKFGCFDRNTGEFSDFEKEGTAKKYVGVPGMNSICKALCSEAGVEAKFGVTVGKVDWLHERSLWSLASLDGQDLGHFDAVVASDKNISSRRFTGLTEKPPPLDITLFPALSVMSQDIPVHSCFALMLAFAEPLTSIPVKGFSFKNSELLSWAFCDSSKPGRTCMPPVRETWVLHSTAEYASKVIAQNGLRKPSNDALARVAEELFQEFKTAGLNIPRPVFMKAHRWGSAFPGAVIGGEDKCLWDKNSKLAICGDFCASPNVEGAVLSGTRAASKLLGSLSLLSEWRCQVHHYNIYDTDPERPKALPKISTFRN, translated from the exons ATGAGAGCTGCTTCGAATGTAGCCATTATAGGCGGTGGAA TTTCAGGGGCGGTGTGCGCGTCGATCCTCGCCGGAAAAGGGGTCTCCGTCACCGTCTTCGAGTCCGGGAGAGGCCCCGGGGGAAGGATGTCGCAGAGGAG AGAAGCTACGGGGGATGGGAGCGAGCTCCGATTCGACCATGGCGCTCCGTATTTTACTGCGGATCACGGTGAGGTAGCGGGGATCGTACGATCGTGGGAGGCGCGAGGGCTTGTGGCGGAGTGGAAGGCGAAGTTTGGGTGTTTTGATCGCAACACCGGCGAATTCTCCGATTTTGAAAAG GAAGGGACAGCAAAGAAGTATGTTGGAGTCCCTGGCATGAATTCAATATGTAAAGCTCTATGCTCAGAAGCTG GAGTGGAAGCCAAATTTGGGGTCACTGTTGGCAAAGTGGATTGGCTTCACGAGAGGAGTTTATGGTCATTGGCTAGCTTGGATGGGCAAGATCTAGGCCATTTTGATGCTGTTGTGGCCTCGGACAAGAATATATCATCACGGAGATTTACTGGTTTAACTGAAAAACCACCACCTCTTG ATATAACATTATTTCCAGCATTGTCAGTGATGTCACAAGATATCCCTGTCCACTCATGCTTTGCTCTTATGCTAGCATTTGCGGAACCACTAACTTCG ATCCCTGTTAAAGGCTTTTCGTTCAAAAACTCTGAGCTTTTAAGCTGGGCCTTTTGTGATAGTAGTAAGCCGGGACGTACCTGTATGCCCCCAGTAAG AGAAACTTGGGTATTACACTCGACAGCTGAGTACGCCTCTAAGGTAATAGCTCAAAATGGGCTTCGGAAACCTTCAAATGATGCACTTGCCAGGGTTGCGGAAGAGTTATTTCAAGAATTTAAAACTGCTGGTTTGAATATCCCTCGGCCAGTATTTATGAAAGCTCATAGATG GGGCAGTGCTTTCCCTGGTGCCGTGATCGGCGGGGAGGACAAGTGTCTCTGGGACAAGAACAGTAAATTGGCTATTTGTGGAGATTTTTGCGCAAGCCCAAATGTTGAAGGGGCGGTTCTCAGCGGCACACGAGCAGCTTCCAAACTTCTAGGAAGTTTGAGTCTCTTATCAG
- the LOC109715806 gene encoding uncharacterized protein LOC109715806 isoform X6 translates to MRAASNVAIIGGGISGAVCASILAGKGVSVTVFESGRGPGGRMSQRREATGDGSELRFDHGAPYFTADHGEVAGIVRSWEARGLVAEWKAKFGCFDRNTGEFSDFEKEGTAKKYVGVPGMNSICKALCSEAGVEAKFGVTVGKVDWLHERSLWSLASLDGQDLGHFDAVVASDKNISSRRFTGLTEKPPPLDITLFPALSVMSQDIPVHSCFALMLAFAEPLTSIPVKGFSFKNSELLSWAFCDSSKPGRTCMPPVRETWVLHSTAEYASKVIAQNGLRKPSNDALARVAEELFQEFKTAGLNIPRPVFMKAHRWGSAFPGAVIGGEDKCLWDKNSKLAICGDFCASPNVEGAVLSGTRAASKLLGSLSLLSGAVALGGELFMSGGIAAVAVAVDTV, encoded by the exons ATGAGAGCTGCTTCGAATGTAGCCATTATAGGCGGTGGAA TTTCAGGGGCGGTGTGCGCGTCGATCCTCGCCGGAAAAGGGGTCTCCGTCACCGTCTTCGAGTCCGGGAGAGGCCCCGGGGGAAGGATGTCGCAGAGGAG AGAAGCTACGGGGGATGGGAGCGAGCTCCGATTCGACCATGGCGCTCCGTATTTTACTGCGGATCACGGTGAGGTAGCGGGGATCGTACGATCGTGGGAGGCGCGAGGGCTTGTGGCGGAGTGGAAGGCGAAGTTTGGGTGTTTTGATCGCAACACCGGCGAATTCTCCGATTTTGAAAAG GAAGGGACAGCAAAGAAGTATGTTGGAGTCCCTGGCATGAATTCAATATGTAAAGCTCTATGCTCAGAAGCTG GAGTGGAAGCCAAATTTGGGGTCACTGTTGGCAAAGTGGATTGGCTTCACGAGAGGAGTTTATGGTCATTGGCTAGCTTGGATGGGCAAGATCTAGGCCATTTTGATGCTGTTGTGGCCTCGGACAAGAATATATCATCACGGAGATTTACTGGTTTAACTGAAAAACCACCACCTCTTG ATATAACATTATTTCCAGCATTGTCAGTGATGTCACAAGATATCCCTGTCCACTCATGCTTTGCTCTTATGCTAGCATTTGCGGAACCACTAACTTCG ATCCCTGTTAAAGGCTTTTCGTTCAAAAACTCTGAGCTTTTAAGCTGGGCCTTTTGTGATAGTAGTAAGCCGGGACGTACCTGTATGCCCCCAGTAAG AGAAACTTGGGTATTACACTCGACAGCTGAGTACGCCTCTAAGGTAATAGCTCAAAATGGGCTTCGGAAACCTTCAAATGATGCACTTGCCAGGGTTGCGGAAGAGTTATTTCAAGAATTTAAAACTGCTGGTTTGAATATCCCTCGGCCAGTATTTATGAAAGCTCATAGATG GGGCAGTGCTTTCCCTGGTGCCGTGATCGGCGGGGAGGACAAGTGTCTCTGGGACAAGAACAGTAAATTGGCTATTTGTGGAGATTTTTGCGCAAGCCCAAATGTTGAAGGGGCGGTTCTCAGCGGCACACGAGCAGCTTCCAAACTTCTAGGAAGTTTGAGTCTCTTATCAG
- the LOC109715806 gene encoding uncharacterized protein LOC109715806 isoform X9 produces the protein MRAASNVAIIGGGISGAVCASILAGKGVSVTVFESGRGPGGRMSQRREATGDGSELRFDHGAPYFTADHGEVAGIVRSWEARGLVAEWKAKFGCFDRNTGEFSDFEKEGTAKKYVGVPGMNSICKALCSEAGVEAKFGVTVGKVDWLHERSLWSLASLDGQDLGHFDAVVASDKNISSRRFTGLTEKPPPLDITLFPALSVMSQDIPVHSCFALMLAFAEPLTSIPVKGFSFKNSELLSWAFCDSSKPGRTCMPPVRETWVLHSTAEYASKVIAQNGLRKPSNDALARVAEELFQEFKTAGLNIPRPVFMKAHRWGSAFPGAVIGGEDKCLWDKNSKLAICGDFCASPNVEGAVLSGTRAASKLLGSLSLLSGDSTIRTRSVGLLSP, from the exons ATGAGAGCTGCTTCGAATGTAGCCATTATAGGCGGTGGAA TTTCAGGGGCGGTGTGCGCGTCGATCCTCGCCGGAAAAGGGGTCTCCGTCACCGTCTTCGAGTCCGGGAGAGGCCCCGGGGGAAGGATGTCGCAGAGGAG AGAAGCTACGGGGGATGGGAGCGAGCTCCGATTCGACCATGGCGCTCCGTATTTTACTGCGGATCACGGTGAGGTAGCGGGGATCGTACGATCGTGGGAGGCGCGAGGGCTTGTGGCGGAGTGGAAGGCGAAGTTTGGGTGTTTTGATCGCAACACCGGCGAATTCTCCGATTTTGAAAAG GAAGGGACAGCAAAGAAGTATGTTGGAGTCCCTGGCATGAATTCAATATGTAAAGCTCTATGCTCAGAAGCTG GAGTGGAAGCCAAATTTGGGGTCACTGTTGGCAAAGTGGATTGGCTTCACGAGAGGAGTTTATGGTCATTGGCTAGCTTGGATGGGCAAGATCTAGGCCATTTTGATGCTGTTGTGGCCTCGGACAAGAATATATCATCACGGAGATTTACTGGTTTAACTGAAAAACCACCACCTCTTG ATATAACATTATTTCCAGCATTGTCAGTGATGTCACAAGATATCCCTGTCCACTCATGCTTTGCTCTTATGCTAGCATTTGCGGAACCACTAACTTCG ATCCCTGTTAAAGGCTTTTCGTTCAAAAACTCTGAGCTTTTAAGCTGGGCCTTTTGTGATAGTAGTAAGCCGGGACGTACCTGTATGCCCCCAGTAAG AGAAACTTGGGTATTACACTCGACAGCTGAGTACGCCTCTAAGGTAATAGCTCAAAATGGGCTTCGGAAACCTTCAAATGATGCACTTGCCAGGGTTGCGGAAGAGTTATTTCAAGAATTTAAAACTGCTGGTTTGAATATCCCTCGGCCAGTATTTATGAAAGCTCATAGATG GGGCAGTGCTTTCCCTGGTGCCGTGATCGGCGGGGAGGACAAGTGTCTCTGGGACAAGAACAGTAAATTGGCTATTTGTGGAGATTTTTGCGCAAGCCCAAATGTTGAAGGGGCGGTTCTCAGCGGCACACGAGCAGCTTCCAAACTTCTAGGAAGTTTGAGTCTCTTATCAG GTGATAGCACTATTCGAACTAGATCTGTGGGACTTCTCTCTCCATGA